DNA sequence from the Methanoculleus sp. SDB genome:
GAGGTTCACGCATGCGGGTGAAATTCCTCTGCTGGTTCATGAGCCGGAGCGCCTGGTACGTCCCGTGCAGGTGCGCTGTGATCGTCTCTTCAAGTTTTTTCCGCAGTTCAGGGTTGATGTCCCTGATTGCACCGGCGAACTTCCAGCGCATCCGCTCGAGATCCCCCGGGGAATACGAGAGAACGATCTCTCCAATCGCCTGCCCGAGCTCGCCACGCGTTTTTAGTGATCCGAGTCGTGAGCATGTTCCTGCAATGCTATCATGATGCATGGTGAGAGCTCCGCAAAATATCACCCCCGATGTCCTTCCACATGGCAAGAGAGTCTGGCAAGAAGCCGATGGCAGCAATATTCTGAATTCATTTCTGTCAGCTACGTGTGTCTGCTGATATAATCATACCATCCTTCTCCGGAACTGCAACGCTCGAAAAATTACGATTCCCCACCCTTTTTCTCCTCGGTCGCTTCGGGCCCTGCCAAAAAGAATCCGAACGGTACGAAATCCTCAACATCCATCGCCTGAGATGTCTCGCCGGAAACGATGGCGGGAGTGATGAACCGGAAGAATTCGCTGGCATATTGCTCGTAGGAAAATCCCTCCGCCTCGATCACCAGTTTCCATCTGTCTTCCATGGAGAGGATGCCCATGAAGGCAATCATGAGGTACATCGAGGTCAGGAAAGGATCGAGGTTGGCCCGGATGGTGCCGTCATCGATGCCCTCCCGGATCGCATCCTGAAGGAGCGAGCGGCAGGTGCCGTACCCCTTTCCAACCTCTGCGGTATACGGATTTTCCCTGGAAAAGCGTTCGGATCCGTAAAAATGGATGAGCCGGAGATAATCCGGGTATTCCTGTGCAAACCGGTAATAGGCCTGGCCCATCAGGACGACCTTGGCAATGCCCGGAACCGATTGTTCCCTGCACGCCGTGTATTTTTCCTTCAGGATCTCGACGCCACGGAGGACGATCGTCGCGAAAAGGGCCTCCTTGTTGGTAAAATACAGATAGAGCGTGGCCTTATTCAGTTCCACCTCGCGGGCGATGTCATCCATAGTCACTGCTTCGTAGGTCCGGGAAAAAAAGAGGCGCTCAGCTGCATCGATGATTTCGGTCTTTCGCTGTTCCTTTTCGCGTTGTCGTCTCTCGGTGATTCCCATCGTGTTACTCCACTGGTGTGTTCGTTTCCCCGGCGGGTTTTAGATCTCCCGCCGGATCCATGCCTCGATGAGCGCCCGTGATATGCTCTCCTTCGCGGGATAGGGGGGCAGGGTGTCGCGAGTAAACCAGCTGGCGGATTCAATCTCCTGATTGTCGATCCGGATCTCCCCTCCGACATGGTCTGCGACAAAGCCGATCATGAGCGAATCGGGAAACGGCCAGGGCTCGCTCCCGAAGTACCGGAGGTTTCGCACCGCAATGCCGACCTCCTCGCCGACTTCGCGGTGGACCGTCTGCTCGAGGTTCTCGCCGGGCTCGTTGAAGCCGGCGATGACCGAGTAGACCCCCGGCGGTGACCGGGGGGAACGGGCGAGCAGGACCTCCTCGCCCTTTTTGATCAGCACGATGATGGCGGGCGAGATGCGGGGATAGACGATGCGCCCGCAGGCCGTGCAGATCCGTGCCCGCTCGGCCGGAACGGGGCGGTTTTGTGCACCGCACCTGCCGCAGAAGGCGGTCGACCGGTCGAAATCGAGGATCCGCACGGCATAGGCGGCAAAGGCCATGTCGCTGTCCGGGACTTTTCCGTACAGATCGCGGACCGGCAATGCCTGCCAGCCGGCCGGCAGCGTGGCACCGGGTGCGGCCTCTGCTGCATAGTAGACCCGATCGCCCAGGGTGCCGAGGTACACTGCCGCACCGCACGCCAGCCCGGCGGGGAGCGGGTCCGACATGAGAACGGTGCCCAAGGCAGGGTCGCCCTGAAAGAGCACGGAACTCCCCTGGACCAGGATCCAGCGTTTCCGTGCCGGCGACGGGCCCTCCGGTTCCGGGTAGACGGGGATGAGGGGGTGGACCGCGTAGAACGGCCGGTGCTCCATCAGATACCCCCCGTATGCTTCCGAAAAGATGCCCATATACACATCATAAAAAGCATTCAGGCTCCTTTCGCTCTGGATATAAAGTATGTAACCGCAACGAAGCCTCCTTCACAAGCCCGGGTTTCATCGTTCTCGCGTTCGCAGGACAGCGCTTGATGCAGGCGCAGCACGTGATGCATTTTTGCGTATCGATCACGGCGCTGTTATCCGGGTCGATGGCACCGACCGGCCATTCTTCTGCACACCTCCCGCACTGGATGCACGCATCGCTGACCGCAATAAAATCAACCGTCCACAACTTCGAATCATGCTGGTACGGATGGCATCCGGGCAGCCGTACATCTGCAATCCGCTCAGCTGATGCAATGCCGTCGAGCTTTTCCTGTATTTTCTGCCCGAATAACGCAGCATGCCGTAAATCGCCTGCATCCGGGCGATCCTTGGCCGTTGGCGTTTCGTCGGTGGAAAACGAATGTTCCCCGATATAGGCCGCACCGGCGATCGGTGTGCATCCGCACTGTGTCAGAATATCGGTCAGCTCGAGGAGGGCATCGTCGTACTCGCGGTTGCCATAGACCACAACACACACCGCAGGGGTATTCCGGGCGTTCATCGTCTGCAGCCATTCGGTGACGAGTGCCGGCACACGGCCCATATACACCGGCACACCGACGATGAGCAATTCGTTTTCCGCTGATTCCAGTGGCTGCCGTCTCGCATCAGGCCGGGTAATATCCAGCACTTCCACGGTGCCGGGGTGCATTCCGCGGGCAATGGCTGAAACAACCGCTTGTGTCGTTCCCGTCGGGGAAAAATATACCAGTTTTACCGATTCATTTTTCATTTTTTTCTCCGGGGCTGTGTGCATTTATGTAACTCAGAGTTATATTATAACTATTGGTTATCGTTGATCTGCTCGTGACGATACGGGATCCAAACCTGCTTAGGCATATGAACTTAATGCATATAAAATAAAATATATATTCTTAACATTGCTTAGCTCTTCTATGGAGGATGACCACGACACCCCCTCCCGCATCCTGCGAGCGCTCCGGTTCCGGCCGAAGGGCCTGACCATCACGGAACTGGCCAAACAGATCAAAGCGACCCGGAACTCGGTCTCCAAGCACCTCGGGATCCTGCAGATCGCCGGCAAAGTCAACGTCCGTGCCGTCGGGAACGCGAAACTCTACTCGCTCGCCCAGCGCGTGCCCATGTCGGCATTTCTCTGCTTTACGAAGAATCTCATTCTCGTGCTGGACAGCACGCAGCGGATTGTCCAGATCAACGACCAGTGCCTGAAACTGATTAACCGGACGAAAGACGACCTCATCGGCCTCTCGCTCGAAGAAGCGGAACTCCCCGTTGTCTCCACGCCGGAGGCCCTTGCCGTCATCGAGGGACTGGAGAAGGAGCAGGTCGTCACCGATCTCCGGTACAAGGGCGGCGGGAAGGACCTCTTCTTCCAGATGCAGGTGATCCCGACCACGTTCGAGGACGGGGAGAAGGGATGCACCCTTGTGCTCGAGGACATTACCGAGCGGAAGCAGTATATCCGGAACATGGAGTTCCTCGCCCGGACCGCGATGGAGCTCGTCGATCTGCCGGCGGAGGCAGATATTTACGAGTATATTGCGGACCGAATCGTTGAGCTCGTGCCGGGAGAACCCCGATGCTGGGTGGAGTCCTTTGACGAGGAGAAGAGGGTATTCTTTGTTCGTGCTCTGGTTGATGCCACCCTTCGCGAGGGGGCTCAGCGTCTTCTCGGGCGCGACCTTGTCGGAATGGCCTTTCCGCTTGCGGATGTCTACGCGAGTGAACCCTACTTTGAAACGCCGCTATCGTTGAAAGAGATGCGGGAGTACCACTTTCATCCCTTTTTTGATGACGAACGGGTATCGTTCTACGATCTCAGTGCCCGCGTGATTCCAGAAGACGTATGCGATGCCATTCTGCGGACGTTTTCGATCGGGAAATTTTTCAGTACCGGGCTTGTCTGGCAGGATCAGGTCTTCGGTGTCGTCGGGATCGGTCTTGCTCCCGACGATGAACTCGAGAACAGGGACGCTATCGTGTCGTTTCTCCGCCAGGCCTCAATCGCCATCGCCCGCCGGCAGACCGAAGACCGGCTCCGGCGGAGCGAAAAGCGGTTCCGGGAGGTGGTCGACTCCTCACCCTTTGCCGCCGCCATCATCGGGGCCGACGACCGCTATCTCTCGCTCAACAAAAAATTCACCGACCTTTTCGGGTATGCACTTTCCGACATTCCCACCCGCGAGGTCTGGCTGACACAGGCGTACCCCGACGGAACCTACCGGGGCGAGGTGATCGCGGCGTGGCAGGCGGATCTCGCGCATACCGGCAGGGGCCGGCCCCAGCCCCGGACCTTCTCGGTCCGGTGCAAAAACGGCGAGGAGAAGGCAGTGCTCTGCACGCCCGTCGAGCTCTGCGACGGAACGCAGTACGTCACGTACGAGGACGTGTCCGAGGAGCGGCAGACCTACCTGATGCTAGTCGAAGAAATCGCCGACCTTCGGCGGCAGCTTGGTTCCGTTTCGAAGTCATGAAAAACGTATGATCATAATCAACAGGGGCTGATATGCACACCACAGACCCCCCATCACCAAAAACTTTCTTTACAAGCCGGCCCGGCCGGTTCACTCATCATGTCGTCATAGAAACAGAATCCGACCTTGACAGCGAAGTGCGGGAATGGCTGCAGGAAGCGTACGAATTGCACCGGTAAGCCGGCCGCAGGCATTTCCCTGTTTCTGATATTTCTCCTCCTGAGTGTGGTTTTCCTGTATATCAACGACAAACTGCCGGGCAGCAAAGTATCAAAAGGTATTCGTTTCGGAATTTCATTCGGCGTATTATGGCTTATCGGCGTCATCGGAATGAGTATCTTCTTCGGTTCTCCGCTTCTGCACGAGCTGCTCGGCGGGGCCTGTGACTGTGCTGCTTTGATTATTCTTGGTGCCCTGCTTGGCGCCTTTATCGCAACGGACAGTAACCGGAGAAGCGGCGGATGTCCCCTTTGCATGCTGCCGGCGGTCATTATCATCGCATTCTTTTTCGTAATCGGACAGTATGCGGCGTTTTTGTTCATGAGCAAAACGCCCTATTTTAATATATCCGGCCCGGATACGTTTCTTTGGACCGTGATCCTGGGAGTCTGGGCCGGGGTCGTATACTGGCTGCTACAGGACGGTATCGATACAGGCTACACCCCGGTTCAGCGGTCCGTCTTCTTTGGCGGCGTTGTCATCGGGATAGACTGGCTCTTGTTCAACCTTTTCGTCCTGTTGTTTGTCGCAACACCGGTTCTCGATCCCGTCATCCTCGCGATCCTGAATATCGCATCCATCATTGCCGGCATGTTTGTGCACGAGAGAATTCGCTTGGAAAAAATGTGATTTCCTATTCCTTGAAGAATTCCCGGAAAACGGGCTGTGCCGGCAGACCACCACCACCTTTTCCCTCGCAATCCCGGGCGCACCGCAGGTGACGATGCGGATAGTGCGTTTTAGAGGTCACATTATCGATTCTCCTTACGATGCCTCTCGCGGATCAGCAAATGACTGCACGAAGGGCTCAACCATTCAGGATGAAATATAAAATCGATACTTCTATAGCAACATGACTGCATGAATACAGTTAGTAGACTTTGAAAAAAAGTCCGAACACACAAAGGGATGTCAGGGATCTAACCGATTACGCGAAGTACTATCCCTTGTTCATAACCAATAATGCTCCGGGAGCGTCCCCCGTTGCCATCTGCTTCGCCGGGCTTCTCTCAACGTGAGTGTTTGCATCGGATTCATTAATTCCAAAAAAGGAGCGATGATAATGCTGAAACGACCGGATATTCTGTTGCTTTTACTTCTTGTGCTCGCCTTCATGACGGCATCACCCATGGTATCGGCTCATTCATTCGACCAGGCAGCGATGGCGGATTACTATCAGGCTCAGGCTGATGGGGAAATCCCGAGATGGGTGGATGCGGACAAAGAAGCGCTGTCGAAACCGGTTCAAAAGATGAGCACCGATCTGCGGATTCTGGTGGGGGACAATTACCTCCCTCCGTCGATGAGCAGGGAGGAGGTGCAAGACTACATGCGCATGTCGCACCAGTTCAGTCCGGGAGGGGATTTTGTTCCGAATTTGGGGGAACGAGCCCCGGCTGATGTGGTCTATGTGTACATCTCATTGAACAGGAACGCCGCGGACGGAGTCGTCGATCCCTATGTGTGGAGTACGACAGATAGGAATGAAGCAGCCGGATTGATTGTAGCCTGGGTTGAAGTGGATCGGCTGGAGGATCTGGCTGCCCTGGAAGACGTCCGGACGATACGACCTGTCTTTCTGCCGGATATCTGCACGGGATCGGTGACGAGCGAAGGCGACGGCGTTCACCGGGCCGATCTGGCACGAAGCACCTTCGGTTTTGACGGGAGCGGGATAAAAGTAGGCGTGATTTCCGATTCGGCAGATCACGTCGCCGATGCCATCATGACGGGAGATCTCCCGGCGGATGTCGTCGTTGTGCAGAATGATTATCCGGGATCGCATTCCGACGAAGGGATTGCGATGATGGAGATTGTCTACGATATCGCTCCGGGAGCGAAGCTGTACTTCCACGATTGCGGAGGCAACACCGAGGCCTTTAATGATGCTATCAGCGCTCTCGTTGCTGCGGGATGCGATGTCATCGTGGATGATATCGCATGGAAGTTCGAACCATACTTTGAGGACGGAGAAGTCGCCCGGCACGTGCAGACTATCACCGACACGAATGACGTGATCTATGTGTCTTCCGCAGGGAATTACGCCGGCACACATTACCAGGGCGAATATTTCAAAAACACGGATTATCCGGACTCTGAATGGCATGACTTCAGCCATGGTGCGGATTATCGCTTTCTGTATACCCATCTGGAGCCCGGCGGTTCAGTGGAAGCTGTCCTGCAATGGGACGATCTTTGGGGTGGTTCAGGGAACGATTATAATATGGGCTTGTATGACGCGACAAACGGCGGGTGGGTCGCGGTCAGTAACAATATTCAGGACGGCACGGGGGATCCCTTCGAACGTGTATATTATATGAATACCGGTAATTCCGGCGCAGATTACTACCTCATCGTCGAAAAATATGCAGGACAACCCCGTGAACTGGAAGTCTATTTTTTCTGCAGAAATCAGGCATATCTATATACCAACAATCTCGTATCCGAAGACTCGGTTTTCGGTCACCGGACAGTACCCGGGGCGCTGGCAGTCGGTGCCGTGCATCCGGCTAATCCGGAACAGATTGCATCATACTCTTCACAGGGCCCTTCGACGATAGCCTATCCGCAGCCGGAGATACGCAACAAGCCTGACATCACAGGGGTGGCCGGCGTTCAGGTGACCGGTACCGGCGGTTTTCCCGTCCCGTTCTATGGAACCAGCGCGTCGGCTCCTCACGTTGCAGCCATCGCAGCCCTGACCTGGTCTGCAGCTCCTGAAAAAACCGGTGATGAAATCTCACAGGTTCTTCTGGATACGGCACAGGATCTGGGAACGCCGGGATTTGACTACATTTATGGCTATGGGTTGGCTGACGCATTCGAGGCCTTGAGTGAGATTCAATCAAATTCCGTGATCCCCCTCCCCGGCTGCACCAATCCCCCGCTCGATCCCGATCAGGATGGGCTCTTTGAGGATGTGAATGGCGACGGTGTCTTCAGTTTCGGCGATATTCGCCTGTTCTTCGAATACTATGATGTATGGATCCCGGCCAATGAACCGATCGAATGTTTCGATTTCGATGGCAATTCCGCGATAGGATTCGGGGACGTACGGGCCCACTTCTGGGAGTGGGGGACGTAAAGCCGGGGCAGGAAAAGAGCATTTCTATTTTTTTAAAGAGAGATCGAAATAGGGAAAAGCTGGTATCCCTTTCACCTTCCAGGAATTGCACGTGCGGCTTTCAGCGCATATGGCCTGCACATTTGACAATCGGTTTATCGAGCGTTCGTCGGTAAAAATAAGGAACGTTCGCCGTGCTTACGGTCAACTGTGCGAGAGCATACAGACAGACGGCCATCACTCCGTAGCATCCGGAAGTATTTTCAGCGAAAACCTCATGTGGGAGATATGACGTAAAGGAGCAGTGGAGGAATTGAGATGCCAGAAGTAGGTAATCCCCGGGTGGCAAAAGTCATCGAGTTGATCGGCAGTTCCCCGAAAGGGTGGGATGATGCAGCCGCCAATGCTGTGAGAGAAGCAGCGGAAACCGTCGACAACATCAAAGGAGTCTACTTAAAGGAATGTACAGCGAAGGTGAAGAACGACAGAATTGTGGAATATCGTTCTGTTGTAAAAATTTCGTTTGTCGTGGAACGGGAGAGCTGAGCTCTTCCCCCACATCCGGCCTGCCTTTTCGCATCCTGCTTGATAGAGTGAAACGTGCCTTTTTGAAAAATCCGTCTTCCGCCATTCAGCATAAGAAATACGCTATCCGACCTTGCTGAAGATCTTCGGGAATGGCTGCCCGAGCCCTACGATTCGCACCGCCGATAGGCTCAGCGGTCCAGACTGCCGGCGGAAAAGAGTACCGCTTCCTCAGCGATCCCTCCCGCATACTCCTCCAGGTACCCGGCACAGAGCCGGTACGCCTCCAGCACCTTTTCCCGCGGAATCCCCGGCACCCCGCAGGTGACGATACGGATGTTACGTGTTTCCGGGGTAACTTTTGTCGCATCGGAATCGCGGTACGGGTAGATGGCGATGATTGTTTCCGCATCGGTGAGGACGACCTGGTTTTCCCGGAGCAGGGCAGGGTTTTTCATGCCGATGCCGAGGAACCGTTCGCCGTCTTTCGCGAACCGGAGTAAAAGATCGCCGTCGCTCAGCGTATCGGCATCGAAGGCCCCGATGGGTACGCCTGATCGGAGCGACGCGAGGTTATAGGCATCGACGGCGGTGTTGATCGTGGGGAGCGGTTTTCCGGCAAGTACCCTTCTCGCAAGTGCCTCGGATGCCGGCCGGGTCTTGGTGGGATCGACACCCACGCTCCAGAAAAAGTCCCGGTAGGCCCTGAATACCGGTTCGTCTTTCACCTGCTCCAGAGTATAGCGTGATGTTATCTCCCGAATGGTTGCGGTTTTCAGGGTTTCGAGCGCGGGATGCTCTTCTGCAATCCGGACGGACCGGATATCCCCAACGGCTGCGCATATCCCGGGAAATGCCGTCAGAACGTTTTGGCTGAACTTCATACGTAGCTTTCAATGAATTCCCTCGCATTAAAATATCCCCGGTATCCCCACCACACATAGATTAATATAAAAGAATTACCATGAGTAATCGGATATGCACATCCCAACCCCGGCCGAACTGAAGGCAAAGCGGGTCATGCTGGGACTCAAACAATCGGAAGTCGCGAAAAAAGCGGCGATAAGCCAGTCGATGGTAGCGCGGATCGAGGCGGGGAGCGTGGATCCCCGGGTGAGCACGCTCACAAAGATCGTCGACGTGCTCCAGGTCGCGGAACGTTCCGCGATCACAGCGGGCGATCTCATGCACGAACCGGTCCTGAGCGTCGTCCCGGACGAGTCGGTCACGCGCACCGTGCAGATGATGGAGGAGAACGGGATCTCACAGCTTCCGGTGATCGAGCACGGGGTGCCCGTCGGATGCATCTCGGAATCCGCCATCATGAACGCCATCGAAGAAGGCAGGATTCACAAAACACAGTGCCATACGGTCAGTGATTTTATGGAGGAGGGTTTTCCGACCGTTTCTCCCCATGTCGACCTTGATACCCTCGTCCACCTCCTCCATTCGCACCATGCCATCCTTGTCGTGGAAAAAGGGAAGGTCCGGGGCGTGATAACCAAGCACGACCTGATCTCCCTGATCCTCTGACCCGCAGGACCTATAGCAGGGAGATGAGATCGCGGAGCACCGCTTCGGGATCGGCAGCTTTCACCACCGATGATGCAAGGAGGACACCCTCCGTGCCGAGATCAACCGCGATTTTCACGCATTCCCCTGACTGAATGCCTGCCCCGGTGAGGATCTTCACGCCGGGATCGATCCGTGTCACCGCGTCTACCGACCTGCGTATGATCTCCGGATCGGCCTTCGAGACCGAAACGCCGCTTCCGATAAGTTCGGGGGGTTCTATCGCAACGTATGCGGGGGCGAACGATGCCGCTGCCGCACTCGTCGCCACGTTATTTGTGCAGACAACCGTTTCGAGCCCCGCCGCCTTTCCGGCTTCCACCGCAGCCCCGACATCGGCGAGGGTAAGCCTGCGTTCGGAATGGTTTATCAGTGTTCCGTGGGCACCTGCGTGGCGGACGGCGGCTGCAAGCACCTGGCCTGTGTGGGCGCCGGCGACGATCCCGTCGATATGCTGGGCGTAGACGGGCATGGAGAAGTGGTGGCTCATCGGATGTATCTCCATGAAATTCGGTGCGATGCCGATCCGGATGCCGCTCTCCCGGCTGACAAGCTCGGCACTCTCAGCGATTTTGCGGGCCCTGTGCCCGTAACCTTCGTCGTACGTCTTGAGATTGATAAGGATAAGTGGTGAAGACATGCGTACCAGTACTCCCGGTTTCTATCCCAGATATACTCCCCGTGACTGATTAGGTTATCCGAAAAAAATGGATGGCATCAGGGAGACTTTTTCAGGAATATGAAAACCGATCGGTAAGGGGAAAAACAAAAAAAACCGGAAGAAGGCGTATCGCTATTTGCCGCCGCGCTTTATCTTGATGACGTCGCCGAGCGTGGTGGTAAGCCTGCCGCCCCTACTCTCCCGCATCGCATCCACCGTATCGTCGGTCAGCTTGATGCCGAGCACCGCTTCGATCTTCTTCCTGACATCGTCTTCAGGGATCAGGTCACCCTTTTCGATCTTCTTGACAAGGATCTCCCGCTCCTTTATCTTCAGGGCAAGCTCTTTCTGCTCCCACCCCTTCTGCATTCGTGCGTCCCTGATCCGTGCGGCAAAGTCATCGACAATCTCGCCTTCGCCTTCCATGAAATCAAAGACATCACGTGGATGGTGCCGGGGCGCAGCGCCGGGTCTTTGAGGCCCGATTTTCCGTCCTTCGGTGCGTTCCTTCGGTTTCTGGATTTCATTCCCGAGTTTCGCACATTTCATGCACACCCTCATGGATGCACCGTCAATACGGACAAATTTCGGGGCTCCTCGTATTTTTTGCCCACAAACATCGCAATCCATGGTCATTCGCAAACAACTTTAAGTCATCTAACCCTATATACTTAATCGAGGATACAAATGGGAGAAAACCCCAGACAGAGTTCAGATCCTCACAATGAGGAAGACCTGGCGAAATATCTGCTCGAGAGAATCTCAACGCTCGAATCCCGCAATATGGAAATCCGGGAGCAGGTACGTCAGGTCGAATCGGAAAAACGCTATATCGAACAGCAGAAAATACGATATGAGCGCGAGATTCGAAAGCTTAAGAG
Encoded proteins:
- a CDS encoding TetR family transcriptional regulator gives rise to the protein MGITERRQREKEQRKTEIIDAAERLFFSRTYEAVTMDDIAREVELNKATLYLYFTNKEALFATIVLRGVEILKEKYTACREQSVPGIAKVVLMGQAYYRFAQEYPDYLRLIHFYGSERFSRENPYTAEVGKGYGTCRSLLQDAIREGIDDGTIRANLDPFLTSMYLMIAFMGILSMEDRWKLVIEAEGFSYEQYASEFFRFITPAIVSGETSQAMDVEDFVPFGFFLAGPEATEEKKGGES
- a CDS encoding ferredoxin, whose protein sequence is MKNESVKLVYFSPTGTTQAVVSAIARGMHPGTVEVLDITRPDARRQPLESAENELLIVGVPVYMGRVPALVTEWLQTMNARNTPAVCVVVYGNREYDDALLELTDILTQCGCTPIAGAAYIGEHSFSTDETPTAKDRPDAGDLRHAALFGQKIQEKLDGIASAERIADVRLPGCHPYQHDSKLWTVDFIAVSDACIQCGRCAEEWPVGAIDPDNSAVIDTQKCITCCACIKRCPANARTMKPGLVKEASLRLHTLYPERKEPECFL
- a CDS encoding histidine kinase; this encodes MEDDHDTPSRILRALRFRPKGLTITELAKQIKATRNSVSKHLGILQIAGKVNVRAVGNAKLYSLAQRVPMSAFLCFTKNLILVLDSTQRIVQINDQCLKLINRTKDDLIGLSLEEAELPVVSTPEALAVIEGLEKEQVVTDLRYKGGGKDLFFQMQVIPTTFEDGEKGCTLVLEDITERKQYIRNMEFLARTAMELVDLPAEADIYEYIADRIVELVPGEPRCWVESFDEEKRVFFVRALVDATLREGAQRLLGRDLVGMAFPLADVYASEPYFETPLSLKEMREYHFHPFFDDERVSFYDLSARVIPEDVCDAILRTFSIGKFFSTGLVWQDQVFGVVGIGLAPDDELENRDAIVSFLRQASIAIARRQTEDRLRRSEKRFREVVDSSPFAAAIIGADDRYLSLNKKFTDLFGYALSDIPTREVWLTQAYPDGTYRGEVIAAWQADLAHTGRGRPQPRTFSVRCKNGEEKAVLCTPVELCDGTQYVTYEDVSEERQTYLMLVEEIADLRRQLGSVSKS
- a CDS encoding transcriptional regulator, which gives rise to MHIPTPAELKAKRVMLGLKQSEVAKKAAISQSMVARIEAGSVDPRVSTLTKIVDVLQVAERSAITAGDLMHEPVLSVVPDESVTRTVQMMEENGISQLPVIEHGVPVGCISESAIMNAIEEGRIHKTQCHTVSDFMEEGFPTVSPHVDLDTLVHLLHSHHAILVVEKGKVRGVITKHDLISLIL
- a CDS encoding triosephosphate isomerase; the encoded protein is MSSPLILINLKTYDEGYGHRARKIAESAELVSRESGIRIGIAPNFMEIHPMSHHFSMPVYAQHIDGIVAGAHTGQVLAAAVRHAGAHGTLINHSERRLTLADVGAAVEAGKAAGLETVVCTNNVATSAAAASFAPAYVAIEPPELIGSGVSVSKADPEIIRRSVDAVTRIDPGVKILTGAGIQSGECVKIAVDLGTEGVLLASSVVKAADPEAVLRDLISLL
- a CDS encoding XRE family transcriptional regulator; translated protein: MDCDVCGQKIRGAPKFVRIDGASMRVCMKCAKLGNEIQKPKERTEGRKIGPQRPGAAPRHHPRDVFDFMEGEGEIVDDFAARIRDARMQKGWEQKELALKIKEREILVKKIEKGDLIPEDDVRKKIEAVLGIKLTDDTVDAMRESRGGRLTTTLGDVIKIKRGGK